Proteins from a single region of Desulfobacter postgatei 2ac9:
- the rpsO gene encoding 30S ribosomal protein S15: MVLLAENKEEMIEKFKLHESDTGSPEVQVAILTHRITYLTDHLKAHKKDHHSRRGLLILVGRRRSLLDYLKKKDINRYRSLIETLGLRR, encoded by the coding sequence CTTGCAGAAAACAAAGAGGAGATGATTGAAAAATTCAAGCTCCATGAGTCCGACACCGGTTCGCCTGAAGTTCAGGTGGCCATTTTAACTCACAGGATCACCTATCTGACCGATCATTTGAAGGCCCATAAAAAAGATCACCATTCAAGACGGGGGCTTTTAATTCTGGTCGGCCGGCGCAGAAGTCTTCTGGACTATCTCAAGAAGAAAGATATTAACAGATATCGTTCATTGATCGAGACGCTCGGACTCAGA